A single Sulfurimonas crateris DNA region contains:
- a CDS encoding aminotransferase class I/II-fold pyridoxal phosphate-dependent enzyme produces the protein MKHGANIYKYAKMLSCADEEIIDFSSNINSYHPKIKLKPTNEMLVKYADNSYLDLKKAIAKKYEIKKSSIALYNGATSAIFELFKTLREKRVYLYAPLYGEYEKAVPKEKKIIKINRFKNLHLKPQKGSIVVFVNPSTPDAKYYNLDKLFRLWKKQNCTIILDESFIEFEGLKSLRNQTESYEKLYIIQSFSKFYSCAGVRIGAVFSNKENVKELLTPMWNLSSFDVEFLTKRLQEREFEPRSKKLHVKNKNELFEILKESNLFTKIHKSDSNFFLTKSKRAKEIFAHLLKHKILVRTCGSFDFLDESYLRFAVKESYSHNKLREALNGILQ, from the coding sequence ATGAAACACGGTGCAAACATATACAAATACGCAAAAATGCTCTCATGCGCAGATGAGGAGATTATAGACTTCTCATCAAACATAAACAGCTATCACCCAAAAATAAAACTAAAACCCACTAACGAGATGTTAGTCAAATATGCCGATAACAGTTATCTTGATTTAAAAAAAGCAATCGCCAAAAAATACGAGATAAAAAAGAGCTCCATTGCACTCTATAACGGTGCAACTTCTGCCATTTTTGAACTCTTTAAAACTCTAAGGGAGAAGAGAGTCTATCTCTATGCGCCTCTTTATGGCGAGTATGAAAAAGCGGTGCCAAAAGAGAAAAAAATCATTAAAATCAACCGTTTTAAAAACTTACATCTGAAACCGCAAAAAGGCTCTATCGTTGTCTTTGTAAACCCCTCTACTCCGGATGCAAAATATTACAATCTGGATAAACTTTTCAGACTCTGGAAGAAGCAAAACTGCACAATAATCCTGGATGAATCATTCATAGAGTTTGAAGGGCTGAAATCTTTGAGAAACCAAACAGAGAGTTACGAGAAGCTCTACATCATACAATCTTTCTCCAAATTTTACAGCTGTGCGGGGGTAAGGATAGGCGCGGTTTTCTCCAATAAAGAGAACGTAAAGGAGCTGCTGACTCCCATGTGGAACCTCTCATCTTTTGATGTGGAATTTTTAACCAAAAGGCTTCAAGAGAGGGAGTTTGAGCCCAGAAGTAAAAAGCTACATGTAAAAAATAAAAATGAACTTTTTGAGATACTAAAAGAGTCTAACCTTTTTACTAAAATACACAAGAGCGACTCCAATTTTTTTCTTACAAAATCAAAGAGGGCAAAAGAGATTTTCGCGCATCTTTTAAAACACAAAATTTTGGTTAGAACTTGCGGAAGTTTTGACTTTTTGGATGAGAGCTATCTCCGTTTTGCGGTCAAAGAGAGCTACTCGCACAACAAACTGAGAGAGGCTTTAAATGGCATATTGCAATAA
- a CDS encoding YcaO-like family protein yields MNLLSKESPLKVSIAKMKAVLADVGCETTFSQEKHPLENCYSVNLGSVEAPSHIYSNGKGVLSDASMASALGEYIERLQTNNFFIDFYLPKKKQYPDEMAFEFGGDYLNEELLSIYDPEGELGSEDLVDYNSDITDKILSLPFKKHSNGQSVYFPINILSNLYLSNGLASGNTPQEAQVQALSEIYERYAKIQIIKNGYALPKFPDETLKSHSKVYKDITALRELGYIVEVLDATLGGVFPVTAISLINPKNSTLFVSFGAHPILEVSLERTMTELMQGRSLENLDTFETPTFDMSIIEDSFNLESHFVDSNGKLGFGFLSAKKSFEFSPWRYNGDGTKDEFEFLTNIAKEMDKEIYIREYDYLGFYSCQLLIPSISEVYPIEDLTYNNKNSGKLIRDMVLNFSEYDADDILDEVDGLDNSLNVEKYIGVIFKNNFTMAEFKAHLYLLQDNTEAALELLEFGEKRLGHVVAELIRMGDEGLDFEDYREGLFNIFTPEMVEKAVRILEKEEFFIDITLHNDYYNMLAMYDRLEKKKRGMAA; encoded by the coding sequence ATGAACCTATTATCAAAAGAATCTCCACTCAAAGTAAGCATAGCAAAAATGAAAGCCGTGCTGGCAGATGTCGGATGTGAGACTACATTCTCACAGGAGAAACATCCGCTTGAGAATTGCTACTCGGTAAACCTTGGCTCAGTTGAAGCACCCTCACACATCTACTCAAACGGCAAAGGAGTTCTCTCGGATGCCTCAATGGCAAGCGCTTTGGGCGAGTATATCGAGCGGCTTCAGACAAACAACTTTTTTATAGATTTTTATCTTCCGAAAAAAAAACAGTATCCCGATGAGATGGCGTTTGAGTTTGGCGGCGACTACTTAAACGAGGAGCTCCTAAGCATTTATGATCCAGAGGGCGAGCTTGGGAGTGAAGATTTGGTGGATTACAACAGCGACATTACGGATAAGATTCTCTCTTTGCCCTTCAAAAAACACTCAAACGGGCAGAGCGTCTATTTTCCTATAAATATACTGAGCAACCTCTACCTCAGCAACGGTCTTGCTTCTGGAAACACTCCACAAGAAGCGCAGGTTCAGGCTCTTAGCGAGATATATGAACGCTACGCAAAAATCCAGATTATCAAAAACGGCTACGCGCTGCCGAAATTTCCGGATGAGACTTTAAAATCCCACTCCAAAGTTTACAAAGACATTACGGCACTCAGAGAGCTCGGCTACATCGTAGAGGTTCTCGACGCAACGCTTGGCGGAGTTTTTCCAGTAACCGCAATCTCTTTGATAAACCCAAAAAACTCAACACTCTTCGTCTCTTTTGGAGCACACCCCATCTTGGAAGTCTCACTAGAGAGAACAATGACCGAACTTATGCAGGGACGCTCTTTGGAAAATCTCGACACCTTTGAGACTCCTACTTTTGACATGAGCATAATTGAGGACAGTTTTAACCTTGAGTCCCACTTTGTCGACTCAAACGGAAAGCTCGGATTTGGCTTTTTAAGCGCTAAAAAGAGCTTTGAGTTTTCGCCGTGGAGATACAACGGAGATGGCACTAAGGATGAGTTTGAATTTTTAACAAACATCGCCAAAGAGATGGACAAAGAGATCTACATCAGAGAGTATGACTACCTTGGATTTTACTCATGCCAGCTTCTTATTCCGAGCATTTCAGAAGTCTATCCGATAGAGGATTTAACCTATAACAACAAAAACAGCGGCAAACTCATACGTGATATGGTTTTAAATTTTAGCGAGTATGATGCAGATGATATTTTAGACGAGGTTGATGGGCTCGACAACTCTCTAAACGTGGAAAAATATATAGGCGTTATCTTTAAAAACAACTTCACGATGGCGGAGTTTAAAGCGCATCTGTATCTTCTACAAGACAACACAGAGGCGGCTCTGGAGCTTTTAGAGTTTGGTGAGAAGAGACTTGGACATGTAGTTGCCGAGCTTATACGCATGGGTGATGAGGGGCTTGATTTTGAAGATTACAGAGAGGGGCTTTTTAATATCTTTACTCCTGAGATGGTAGAAAAAGCTGTGAGAATCCTTGAAAAAGAGGAGTTTTTCATTGATATTACTCTGCATAACGACTACTATAACATGTTAGCGATGTACGACAGACTTGAGAAGAAAAAAAGAGGTATGGCAGCATGA
- a CDS encoding phosphotransferase: protein MGVKTLITLSELNRLFASYEFTELVATTSGIIDTTYIVSTSKNQYILKKYERELSNKIVEEIRVLGELKSIGLNVPLCIAKSSEWYLYEKLQGSQPKSVKSFHIQALARFLARFHKHTYKKSCSSNLIDKDEINSLLNYAKRNYFSYYKKLEFLKNYAPKNDGLIHGDIFKDNTVFEGRKVGVFDFIDSTCGSFAFDVAVTLVGFESLRHTPYFLNLFLNTYNQHAPRKLNKKNVATELERASAFYALKRINSYKNTQKAKELIR, encoded by the coding sequence ATGGGCGTTAAAACTCTCATCACCCTGAGCGAACTGAACAGACTCTTTGCATCTTACGAGTTTACAGAGCTTGTTGCGACAACTTCGGGGATTATCGATACGACCTACATAGTTTCTACATCCAAAAACCAATATATCCTAAAAAAGTACGAAAGAGAGCTCTCAAACAAGATAGTTGAGGAGATAAGAGTTTTAGGCGAACTCAAATCAATAGGGCTAAATGTTCCTCTGTGCATCGCCAAAAGCTCTGAATGGTACCTCTACGAAAAACTCCAAGGTTCTCAGCCAAAGAGCGTAAAAAGCTTCCATATTCAGGCATTGGCAAGATTTTTGGCAAGATTTCACAAACATACCTACAAAAAGAGCTGTTCATCAAACCTCATAGACAAAGATGAGATAAACTCACTGCTAAACTACGCAAAAAGAAACTATTTTTCTTACTACAAAAAGCTTGAATTTTTAAAAAACTATGCGCCAAAAAATGACGGGCTTATCCACGGAGACATCTTCAAAGACAACACTGTTTTTGAGGGTAGAAAAGTCGGTGTTTTTGATTTTATAGACTCGACATGCGGAAGTTTTGCTTTTGATGTTGCGGTTACCCTTGTGGGGTTTGAGTCGCTAAGGCACACGCCATATTTTTTAAATCTTTTTTTAAACACATACAATCAACATGCTCCACGAAAACTAAACAAAAAAAATGTCGCAACAGAGCTTGAGAGAGCCTCTGCATTTTATGCGCTCAAGAGAATCAACAGCTATAAAAACACACAAAAAGCAAAAGAGTTAATCAGATGA
- a CDS encoding ABC transporter ATP-binding protein, with the protein MLKITEFSNTILRDIDFHLNEGENLTILGSNGAGKSTLAKILCGISYSQAVELFGKKLHHFSAKERSEFINYVPPKLEMFDEYLSLGEYLELSSLYSKLTIDHVLELLELKALQHKPCITLSSGEQQLAMIASSLLHNAKLTIFDEPTANLDPKKSLKVAKILSGEKIQNRIIITHDLNLAHKLGYKIIYMLDGKIEFFDTNKRFFEVCNMDKFFGTSIKRIDDYFVVNL; encoded by the coding sequence ATGTTAAAAATAACAGAGTTTAGCAACACCATTTTAAGAGATATAGATTTTCATCTAAATGAGGGTGAAAATCTTACCATTTTAGGCTCAAACGGTGCGGGAAAATCGACCTTAGCCAAGATTTTGTGCGGCATTTCATACTCGCAGGCGGTTGAGCTTTTTGGCAAAAAACTACATCACTTTAGCGCAAAAGAGCGCTCAGAGTTTATAAACTATGTACCGCCAAAACTTGAGATGTTTGATGAGTATCTCTCTTTAGGAGAGTATCTTGAACTTAGCAGTCTATACTCAAAACTCACGATAGATCATGTTTTAGAGCTTTTGGAGCTAAAAGCTCTACAGCATAAACCATGTATAACACTCAGCAGCGGTGAGCAGCAGTTGGCTATGATTGCCTCATCTCTTCTTCATAATGCAAAACTTACCATCTTTGATGAACCAACCGCAAACCTCGACCCAAAAAAGAGTCTCAAAGTCGCAAAGATACTCTCCGGCGAAAAAATTCAAAACAGAATCATCATAACGCATGACTTAAATCTAGCCCACAAACTCGGATATAAAATTATCTACATGTTAGATGGGAAAATAGAGTTTTTTGACACAAACAAGAGGTTTTTTGAAGTGTGCAATATGGATAAATTTTTCGGCACAAGCATAAAACGCATAGATGATTATTTTGTGGTGAATCTATGA
- a CDS encoding FecCD family ABC transporter permease, translating to MRYLFIILSLILLLFAPFFGQIEIEMSKINLLSSMEYKLFWDLRVPRVVVAFFTGALLALSGLIFQSLFRNPMSTPFTLGVASGATLGTAFAIVFGLASFMALFGFVGALLTIVILFSITARLKAFETSTLLLVGIALSFFYSAALMILFYISDETQSYEIVRFTMGTLDVVGFKTVVPIVAVSIALLLLALNYKREIKLLLTSYDNAFLKGVEVKKTNTILLISVSIAIGVAVSVTGPIGFVGLIVPHILRSIYKKSADKLLHVTFFYGGIFLVLCDLISRNLGTASDIPIGVVTSFLGGPFFIYLLLRRKRV from the coding sequence ATGAGATATCTATTTATAATCCTCTCACTTATTTTGCTACTTTTTGCTCCTTTTTTCGGGCAGATAGAAATTGAGATGTCAAAAATAAATCTTCTCTCATCCATGGAGTACAAACTCTTTTGGGATTTAAGAGTTCCAAGGGTGGTTGTCGCCTTTTTTACGGGAGCGCTTTTGGCTCTTAGCGGTCTAATATTTCAATCTCTCTTTAGAAACCCGATGAGCACTCCATTTACGCTGGGCGTTGCAAGCGGAGCGACTTTGGGAACCGCCTTTGCCATAGTATTTGGTCTTGCCTCTTTTATGGCTCTGTTTGGATTTGTCGGCGCGCTTTTGACTATAGTGATACTATTTAGCATAACCGCAAGGCTAAAAGCTTTTGAAACTTCCACTCTTCTTTTGGTAGGTATTGCCCTCTCTTTCTTTTACAGCGCCGCTTTGATGATACTTTTTTACATCAGCGATGAGACGCAGAGTTATGAGATAGTCCGTTTTACCATGGGAACGCTTGATGTTGTCGGTTTTAAAACAGTAGTGCCTATTGTCGCGGTATCCATCGCCCTTTTACTTCTCGCACTCAACTATAAAAGAGAGATAAAACTCCTCCTCACCTCCTACGACAACGCCTTTTTAAAGGGCGTGGAGGTTAAAAAAACAAACACCATACTGCTTATCTCGGTATCTATAGCAATCGGTGTAGCGGTAAGCGTTACGGGACCTATCGGATTTGTAGGTCTGATAGTGCCGCATATACTGAGGAGCATCTACAAAAAGAGTGCTGACAAACTTCTACATGTAACTTTTTTTTACGGCGGAATTTTTTTGGTGCTTTGTGACCTCATCTCAAGAAATCTCGGCACAGCCTCAGATATACCCATAGGCGTTGTGACCTCATTTTTGGGCGGACCGTTTTTCATCTACCTGCTCCTTAGAAGAAAACGGGTATGA
- a CDS encoding virulence RhuM family protein — MNQNKTLTTQDELTEFLLYTTPNSEVKVEIFVNNETVWLPQKRMAELFGVNVPAISKHLNNIYEDGELDKEATISILETVQKEGNRSVKREVEYYNLDAILSVGYRVNSSQATQFRIWATKVLKEYIIKGFAMDDERLKNGRYFGKDYFKELLERVRSIRASERRIYQQITDIFAECSIDYNSKSETTKNFYATIQNKFHFAISGQTAAEIIYQNADKTKPFMGLQTFKNSPDGRVLKSDTTVAKNYLSEEEIKKLERAVSGYFDYIERLIENKTALTMEQLADSVNKFLEFNEYQVLQNSGKVSKTEAELKAFAEYDEFNKTQKIESDFDREIKKILGEYQV, encoded by the coding sequence ATGAATCAAAACAAAACACTTACAACACAAGATGAACTAACTGAATTTTTACTCTACACAACGCCCAACAGTGAAGTGAAAGTCGAAATTTTTGTAAACAACGAAACTGTATGGCTGCCACAAAAAAGAATGGCTGAGCTTTTTGGAGTTAATGTTCCTGCTATCTCTAAACATTTAAACAATATTTATGAAGATGGTGAATTAGACAAAGAGGCAACTATTTCCATTTTGGAAACAGTTCAAAAAGAAGGGAATAGAAGTGTCAAAAGGGAGGTCGAATATTATAACCTTGATGCAATCCTCTCTGTAGGCTATCGTGTAAATTCCTCACAGGCTACACAGTTTAGAATCTGGGCAACAAAAGTATTAAAAGAGTACATCATCAAAGGTTTTGCCATGGATGATGAGAGGCTAAAAAACGGCAGATACTTTGGCAAAGACTACTTCAAAGAGCTGCTTGAACGTGTTCGCTCCATCCGTGCAAGTGAAAGAAGAATTTACCAACAGATTACCGATATCTTTGCAGAGTGCAGTATTGACTATAACTCTAAATCAGAAACTACAAAAAACTTTTACGCAACTATACAAAACAAATTTCACTTTGCCATAAGCGGACAGACTGCTGCGGAAATCATTTACCAAAATGCCGATAAAACAAAACCTTTTATGGGCTTACAAACCTTTAAAAACTCACCGGATGGAAGAGTTTTAAAGTCAGATACAACCGTAGCTAAAAACTATCTCAGCGAAGAGGAAATTAAAAAGCTAGAACGTGCAGTATCTGGCTACTTTGACTACATAGAAAGGCTTATAGAAAATAAAACTGCCCTTACTATGGAACAACTTGCAGACTCTGTAAATAAGTTTTTGGAATTTAACGAATACCAAGTACTCCAAAACAGCGGTAAAGTCTCTAAAACAGAAGCTGAATTAAAAGCATTTGCAGAGTATGATGAGTTTAACAAAACACAAAAAATAGAATCTGATTTTGATAGGGAAATAAAGAAGATTTTAGGAGAATATCAGGTATGA